In Kocuria turfanensis, a single genomic region encodes these proteins:
- a CDS encoding FKBP-type peptidyl-prolyl cis-trans isomerase — protein sequence MRKTLTTSVAALSLMLALAGCSGPGVDSVELSNDPASGTAPSVTFETPLNAEEAGAKELREGEGAEIAEGDTILLQAALFKGSDGTSIGETYSQGAGQVLTLEQGLQESIPEMYDALVGAKEGAIIAYSSPETSGAAGDDSTSVEVYEVVRKIPTEIEGEPQDSPKGLPEVTENDEGVPTVAEPEGDAPEKLVSEYLVEGDGEEVAEGDTVIANYVGVKWSDGETFDSSYEKGAPASFPLDNVIEGWQEGLAGKKAGSRVILSVPVEQAYGTEKDLGEDSEYPAGDLLFVVDILAAVDTPEAPAEAEPSAAPSASPSATEE from the coding sequence GTGCGAAAGACCCTGACCACCTCCGTTGCCGCCCTGTCCCTGATGCTCGCCCTCGCGGGCTGCTCGGGGCCCGGTGTCGACTCCGTCGAGCTCAGCAACGACCCGGCCTCGGGCACCGCCCCTTCGGTGACGTTCGAGACCCCGCTCAACGCCGAGGAGGCCGGGGCGAAGGAGCTGCGCGAGGGGGAGGGCGCGGAGATCGCCGAGGGCGACACCATCCTGCTGCAGGCGGCGCTGTTCAAGGGCTCGGACGGCACCTCGATCGGCGAGACCTACTCCCAGGGCGCCGGCCAGGTGCTCACCCTGGAGCAGGGGCTGCAGGAGTCCATCCCGGAGATGTACGACGCCCTGGTGGGCGCCAAGGAGGGCGCGATCATCGCCTACTCCTCCCCGGAGACCTCCGGCGCCGCCGGCGACGACTCGACCTCCGTGGAGGTCTACGAGGTCGTGCGCAAGATCCCCACCGAGATCGAGGGCGAGCCGCAGGACAGCCCGAAGGGGCTGCCCGAGGTCACCGAGAACGACGAGGGCGTGCCCACCGTGGCCGAGCCGGAGGGCGACGCCCCGGAGAAGCTCGTCTCCGAGTACCTCGTCGAGGGCGACGGCGAGGAGGTCGCCGAGGGCGACACCGTGATCGCGAACTACGTGGGGGTGAAGTGGTCCGACGGCGAGACCTTCGACTCCTCCTACGAGAAGGGCGCCCCCGCCTCCTTCCCCCTGGACAACGTCATCGAGGGCTGGCAGGAGGGCCTGGCGGGCAAGAAGGCCGGCTCCCGCGTGATCCTGTCCGTGCCGGTCGAGCAGGCCTACGGCACGGAGAAGGACCTCGGCGAGGACTCCGAGTACCCCGCCGGGGACCTGCTCTTCGTCGTCGACATCCTGGCGGCCGTCGACACCCCCGAGGCCCCGGCCGAGGCGGAGCCCTCCGCCGCGCCCAGCGCGTCGCCCTCGGCGACCGAGGAGTAG
- a CDS encoding FKBP-type peptidyl-prolyl cis-trans isomerase, with translation MSFGERKLDRTKPEIDFPEGEAPTELVVTDLVEGTGAEATAGKQISCHYVGVTFSAGEEFDASWNRGQPLDFTVGIGQVIQGWDQGLLGMKVGGRRRLEIPSAMAYGSRGAGGVIGPDEALIFVVDLLDVR, from the coding sequence ATGTCCTTCGGAGAGCGCAAGCTCGACCGCACCAAGCCCGAGATCGACTTCCCCGAGGGGGAGGCCCCGACCGAGCTCGTCGTCACCGACCTCGTCGAGGGCACAGGCGCCGAGGCCACCGCCGGCAAGCAGATCTCCTGCCACTACGTCGGCGTGACGTTCTCCGCCGGCGAGGAGTTCGACGCCTCCTGGAACCGCGGCCAGCCCCTGGACTTCACCGTGGGCATCGGCCAGGTCATCCAGGGCTGGGACCAGGGCCTGCTGGGCATGAAGGTCGGCGGCCGCCGCCGCCTGGAGATCCCCTCCGCCATGGCCTACGGCTCCCGCGGCGCGGGCGGAGTGATCGGCCCCGACGAGGCCCTCATCTTCGTGGTGGACCTCCTGGACGTGCGCTGA
- a CDS encoding WYL domain-containing transcriptional regulator, with translation MAARSTERLLNLLIALVSRERGYTRAELREAVPSYAESASDEAFERMFERDKAELRDLGYPIEEVSEDPLFPDDTHGHRYRIPRGSFTLPPLQFTAEESAVLALAANAWTDASLGELARRALRKLEPAIGGLPDDDAPPLLQPTLTAHEPSFEPLLSAVVRHREVRFDYLARSTDQLTTRRLRPWGIGSRYGNWYVVGWDLDRKDSRTFRLSRIMSDVTVTRKEFDPPEGFSMNEALSHMVSHAPARTVAVLARPGHALMLRRMASRQQPAAAAGEWDRLHIPFAETEILAEEIAAAGPGVVVPEDGDGTAPTMQAEVRAAVVRRLGSAAAAVAAFRGVPVDWTVKSRKGTRNKLSTADHLSRLLEIVRWVYAHQGAELEETARRFGITDQELIADLNTLFVCGKPGHMPDQLIDASWDDGHVYLSNADELSDPVRLTQPEASALLVGLQTLRTVPGGDSEAVASAIAKVAGAAGDAGVLANAVGARPITDTPAPALADVMATVRRAVEERRRIRIRYVVPSRDELTERVVDPVQVFSSNTHWYVRAWCLTSEGMRNFRLDRISSVEDAGPAGERPAAQEAAAASPPAPGTPDTVEVVLVTDRRSRWIADQYHATRTAVVRLPGGPRTGAAADHEAALIGFQTVEAVCALVTRYGGQLAVAGPDDVAAQVELWVNSALSAYRTSEQP, from the coding sequence ATGGCAGCCCGATCGACGGAGCGGCTTCTCAACCTGCTCATCGCCCTGGTCTCCCGCGAGCGCGGCTACACCCGCGCCGAGCTGCGGGAGGCCGTTCCGTCGTACGCGGAGTCCGCCTCGGACGAGGCCTTCGAGCGGATGTTCGAGCGCGACAAGGCGGAGCTGCGCGATCTCGGCTACCCCATCGAGGAGGTCTCCGAGGACCCCCTCTTCCCGGACGACACGCACGGGCACCGGTACCGGATCCCGCGCGGGTCCTTCACCCTGCCGCCGCTGCAGTTCACCGCGGAGGAGTCGGCGGTGCTCGCCCTGGCGGCGAACGCGTGGACGGACGCCTCCCTCGGCGAGCTGGCCCGCCGGGCCCTGCGCAAGCTCGAGCCGGCCATCGGGGGACTGCCCGACGACGACGCCCCGCCGCTGCTCCAGCCCACCCTCACCGCCCACGAGCCGTCCTTCGAGCCGCTGCTCTCGGCGGTCGTGCGCCACCGCGAGGTCCGCTTCGACTACCTGGCCCGCAGCACCGACCAGCTCACCACCCGCCGGCTGCGGCCGTGGGGGATCGGCTCCCGCTACGGCAACTGGTACGTGGTCGGCTGGGACCTGGACCGCAAGGACTCCCGCACGTTCCGGCTCTCCCGGATCATGTCCGACGTCACGGTGACCCGCAAGGAGTTCGACCCGCCCGAGGGCTTCTCCATGAACGAGGCGCTGTCCCACATGGTCTCCCACGCCCCGGCGCGCACCGTGGCCGTCCTCGCCCGCCCCGGCCACGCCCTGATGCTGCGCCGGATGGCCTCCCGGCAGCAGCCGGCCGCGGCCGCCGGGGAGTGGGACCGGCTACACATTCCCTTCGCGGAGACCGAGATCCTCGCCGAGGAGATCGCCGCGGCCGGGCCCGGCGTCGTGGTGCCGGAGGACGGGGACGGCACGGCGCCCACCATGCAGGCCGAGGTCCGGGCCGCCGTGGTGCGCCGGCTCGGCAGCGCCGCCGCGGCCGTGGCCGCGTTCCGCGGCGTGCCGGTCGACTGGACCGTGAAGTCCCGCAAGGGCACCCGCAACAAGCTCTCCACGGCCGACCACCTCTCCCGGCTGCTGGAGATCGTCCGGTGGGTCTACGCCCACCAGGGCGCCGAGCTCGAGGAGACCGCCCGCCGCTTCGGGATCACCGACCAGGAGCTGATCGCCGACCTGAACACGCTGTTCGTGTGCGGCAAGCCCGGGCACATGCCCGACCAGCTGATCGACGCGTCCTGGGACGACGGGCACGTCTACCTCTCCAACGCGGACGAGCTCTCCGACCCCGTGCGGCTCACCCAGCCGGAGGCCTCTGCGCTGCTGGTGGGCCTGCAGACCCTGCGCACGGTGCCCGGCGGGGACTCCGAGGCCGTGGCCTCGGCGATCGCCAAGGTCGCCGGCGCCGCGGGGGACGCCGGGGTCCTGGCCAACGCGGTGGGCGCCCGCCCCATCACGGACACCCCCGCCCCGGCGCTGGCGGACGTCATGGCCACCGTGCGCCGGGCCGTGGAGGAGCGGCGCCGGATCCGGATCCGCTACGTGGTCCCGTCCCGGGACGAGCTCACCGAGCGGGTGGTCGACCCCGTGCAGGTCTTCTCCTCCAACACGCACTGGTACGTGCGCGCGTGGTGCCTGACCTCCGAGGGGATGCGCAACTTCCGGCTCGACCGGATCTCCTCCGTCGAGGACGCCGGACCGGCCGGGGAGCGCCCGGCCGCCCAGGAGGCCGCCGCGGCGTCCCCGCCGGCCCCCGGCACCCCGGACACCGTGGAGGTCGTGCTCGTCACCGACCGCCGCAGCCGGTGGATCGCGGACCAGTACCACGCGACCCGCACCGCGGTGGTGCGGCTGCCCGGCGGGCCCCGCACCGGTGCCGCCGCCGACCACGAGGCCGCGCTCATCGGCTTCCAGACGGTCGAGGCGGTGTGCGCGCTGGTCACCCGCTACGGCGGGCAGCTGGCCGTGGCCGGCCCCGACGACGTGGCGGCTCAGGTGGAACTCTGGGTGAACTCGGCGCTGAGCGCGTACCGGACGTCGGAACAGCCCTGA
- the tatA gene encoding Sec-independent protein translocase subunit TatA gives MGRLFDSPFMILIILLVILLLFGAPKLPGMARSLGQSLRIFKSEVKEMKKDDQPDGSDVVIDGRPVQDGRDAAPEPRPGTTGASGTETPPRPDQRPGSPTA, from the coding sequence ATGGGTAGGCTCTTCGACAGCCCCTTCATGATCCTGATCATCCTGCTGGTGATCCTGCTGCTCTTCGGCGCGCCCAAGCTCCCGGGCATGGCCCGCAGCCTCGGCCAGTCGCTGCGCATCTTCAAGTCCGAGGTCAAGGAGATGAAGAAGGACGACCAGCCGGACGGCTCGGACGTCGTGATCGACGGCCGGCCCGTGCAGGACGGCCGGGACGCCGCCCCGGAGCCGCGCCCCGGCACGACCGGCGCCTCCGGCACGGAGACCCCGCCGCGCCCGGACCAGCGTCCCGGCAGCCCCACGGCCTGA
- the tatC gene encoding twin-arginine translocase subunit TatC — MSAQSSRGPKQRRSARKANPQAQMALAEHLRELRNRLIKAAVATVLGMVGGFFLYQPFMGYITEPLARLAEAEGNQASINYSAVGSSFNIMVEVSLVLGLVLASPVWLYQLWAFVTPALHRTERRYAVGFLAAAVPLFLGGIAVAVLTLPTAVYALTAFTPAGGTNFISADVYLRFFLQLILTFGIAFVLPVFLVGLNMLGVLSGRTVLKSWRIVVVLVMVVSAMAAPGPDPMTMFYLAVPLLTLFFVAVGLCLLLDRRRARREERRGARAARPGPRGGHRRLSRIGPSRTGPPGPVRVGDAQ, encoded by the coding sequence ATGTCCGCGCAGTCATCCCGCGGCCCGAAGCAGCGCCGGTCCGCGCGCAAGGCCAACCCGCAGGCGCAGATGGCCCTGGCCGAGCACCTGCGGGAGCTGCGCAACCGGCTGATCAAGGCCGCCGTGGCCACGGTCCTCGGCATGGTGGGAGGCTTCTTCCTCTACCAGCCCTTCATGGGCTACATCACCGAGCCCCTCGCGCGGCTGGCCGAGGCCGAGGGCAACCAGGCGTCCATCAACTACTCCGCGGTGGGCTCCTCCTTCAACATCATGGTGGAGGTCTCCCTGGTCCTGGGCCTGGTGCTGGCCAGCCCCGTGTGGCTGTACCAGCTCTGGGCCTTCGTGACCCCCGCCCTGCACCGCACGGAGCGGCGCTACGCGGTCGGCTTCCTGGCCGCGGCGGTCCCGCTGTTCCTCGGCGGCATCGCCGTGGCCGTGCTCACCCTGCCCACGGCCGTCTACGCGCTGACCGCGTTCACGCCCGCCGGGGGCACGAACTTCATCTCCGCCGACGTGTACCTGCGGTTCTTCCTCCAGCTCATCCTCACCTTCGGGATCGCGTTCGTGCTGCCGGTGTTCCTGGTGGGACTGAACATGCTGGGGGTGCTCTCGGGCCGGACGGTGCTCAAGAGCTGGCGGATCGTGGTGGTGCTCGTGATGGTCGTCTCCGCGATGGCGGCCCCCGGCCCGGACCCCATGACCATGTTCTACCTCGCGGTGCCGCTGCTGACCCTGTTCTTCGTGGCGGTCGGGCTGTGCCTGCTCCTGGACCGGCGGCGCGCCCGCCGGGAGGAGCGGCGGGGAGCTCGAGCGGCTCGGCCGGGACCGCGAGGAGGACACCGGCGCCTGAGCCGGATCGGCCCGTCGCGAACGGGCCCGCCCGGGCCCGTCCGCGTCGGGGATGCGCAGTAG